The following proteins come from a genomic window of Herpetosiphonaceae bacterium:
- a CDS encoding replication-relaxation family protein — MTAILPIEDLIGLGDERDMAVLRALGRLEFVSSRWLKDVFFPDQGRATMFRRLSHLAKLGVIWYTQTAHADVTPTRTGRSQRTLKLPYIYGLTPEGRNLLDALDLEPYAPSLAALRTRDRRAPDVPKAQLAHDLLAASWCVSMIDAVRRCPMVDAIFCHVEYVSDPRQRIDAILVIRFNTQQRVQTRPGWDIPWHDGSPDGPQHQTVRLALEVDRGTEPLKVLLGKGLMYRTLTAERVYHQLLGGPVLPVFLVPPGKRAAQIAREWQDAWPGGPGVISTPSKATHPVYGALWGEYLTLKDVPPQRANLLGSLVASPDAWGTLVAAWMPEVPGRPALVPANGR, encoded by the coding sequence ATGACAGCGATCTTGCCGATTGAAGATCTGATTGGCCTGGGCGATGAGCGGGACATGGCCGTCCTGCGCGCCCTCGGACGGCTGGAATTTGTCTCCAGCCGCTGGTTGAAAGACGTCTTTTTTCCGGATCAGGGTCGGGCGACGATGTTTCGCCGCCTGAGCCACCTCGCCAAGCTGGGCGTGATCTGGTACACCCAGACGGCGCATGCCGACGTCACGCCGACCAGGACGGGGCGATCACAGCGCACGCTGAAGCTGCCCTACATCTACGGGCTGACCCCGGAGGGCAGGAATCTCCTCGACGCGCTGGATCTGGAACCCTACGCGCCAAGCCTGGCCGCGCTGCGGACCCGCGACCGCCGCGCGCCGGACGTGCCGAAAGCGCAGCTGGCCCATGATTTGCTGGCCGCCTCCTGGTGTGTCTCGATGATCGACGCCGTGCGGCGCTGCCCGATGGTCGACGCGATCTTCTGCCACGTCGAATACGTGAGCGATCCCCGGCAGCGCATCGACGCGATCCTGGTGATTCGATTCAACACGCAGCAGCGGGTCCAAACGCGCCCGGGCTGGGACATCCCCTGGCATGACGGCTCGCCGGACGGCCCGCAGCATCAGACGGTGCGGCTGGCGCTAGAAGTGGACCGGGGCACCGAGCCGCTGAAGGTGCTGCTGGGCAAAGGCTTGATGTACCGGACGCTGACGGCGGAGCGGGTGTATCACCAGTTGCTGGGCGGGCCCGTGCTGCCGGTGTTTCTGGTGCCGCCGGGCAAGCGGGCGGCGCAGATCGCGCGGGAATGGCAGGATGCTTGGCCGGGTGGACCGGGCGTGATCTCGACGCCGAGCAAGGCGACCCATCCGGTGTATGGGGCGCTGTGGGGCGAGTATCTGACGCTGAAGGACGTGCCGCCGCAGCGGGCGAACCTCCTGGGATCGCTGGTGGCGTCGCCAGACGCCTGGGGGACGCTGGTGGCGGCGTGGATGCCGGAAGTGCCCGGACGACCCGCGCTGGTGCCTGCGAATGGCCGGTAA
- a CDS encoding metal-dependent hydrolase has protein sequence MSSFRTHMLIGAVGGLALARWLEPSQVLPLPSGVWQVGTPYVPLGLTGVGLIVGSAVGCTWPDLDESGSWPARRLKSAVALVAAPLVGVVGYALAVQGRVVLRPELAAALGILIGALLLGPALGWLLLRLIRVGAGGHRRLTHSLVVGGLLAVLAEVLWRGDQPVWALVPAALAWFQGLHLIGDLVTPSGVPLMYPISARDVGLPRPLSSVGESLITIVALGVGSWLVWGGS, from the coding sequence ATGTCCAGCTTTAGAACACACATGCTGATCGGTGCGGTTGGTGGTCTGGCGCTCGCACGCTGGTTGGAGCCCAGCCAGGTACTCCCACTACCGAGCGGCGTCTGGCAAGTGGGTACGCCCTATGTGCCGCTGGGCTTGACGGGCGTTGGCCTCATCGTCGGTTCAGCGGTTGGGTGTACGTGGCCTGACCTGGATGAATCGGGATCGTGGCCTGCGCGCAGGCTCAAATCGGCGGTAGCGCTGGTCGCCGCGCCGCTGGTCGGCGTGGTCGGCTATGCCCTCGCCGTGCAGGGACGGGTCGTGCTGCGCCCGGAGCTGGCGGCGGCCCTGGGCATCCTCATCGGAGCCCTGCTCCTCGGGCCGGCGCTGGGCTGGCTGCTGCTCCGGCTCATTCGCGTGGGCGCGGGCGGGCATCGCCGACTGACGCATAGCCTCGTCGTGGGCGGCCTGCTGGCCGTGCTGGCGGAGGTGCTGTGGCGGGGCGACCAGCCGGTCTGGGCGCTCGTCCCGGCGGCGCTGGCGTGGTTCCAGGGGCTGCATTTAATCGGCGACCTCGTGACGCCAAGTGGCGTCCCACTCATGTACCCGATCAGCGCGCGCGACGTGGGGCTGCCACGGCCGCTCTCCAGCGTCGGCGAGTCCCTCATCACGATCGTTGCCCTCGGCGTCGGCTCCTGGCTCGTTTGGGGTGGCTCATAA
- a CDS encoding type IV secretory system conjugative DNA transfer family protein, producing the protein MILSAAELATLWCLPTADFADRVERVMAQWLPPPANAFIDPQNPAHLSMGLGERSDGSWAPIGMPYDMFRFIAWITAPMGRGKSVMLLNYMQGLLRAGAGFMGLDCKAKDLVNTTLPIIPLGREKDVTIVNLEGSRITGEDLRPGMNLLSPTLAKSLGLDPSMMASTVLDIFPTLDPRFNEAVGIKQFANFGMLALLGGEPQPTLMHLIRFFGDEDYRAQVVGRLPGAFIQVQDFWDRRFPEMPQTQQASLASFERRLDQLMSFPELQAMLVAPSCSIDLRKIMDNNGILLMGVSASQGQIASIAITLLLTQLRLAALSRTNVPEAQRPDWPIIVDEVQVIANDNIPLFKTMLSQFRSMRIGQVYVHQGLSQLVSEVMGALADNAGTRVILGCEADDASTYAGLYRALGLTQTDFTQMEVHPVHNYALHQYLKLAGRGNLFSAQPLPKPELIQEDAPPPVYRNWRTLMAPAANSRERDLDASILRFHELAKVRWDEAVQRLGAVCMHNPAAFDAFCARTKAHRLARRQFILDHPGCVRMDPDLDGIEAIQQQKVDRIRILSDLGSGVPKLETEAMAFALLMASREASAVRKERAEAAAEAKKAAKKGGGSVPPHRAAPTGPLGAPTAEELMQQDTVAALAAERDRATRTQLDTIPTLDELMAARGKRRAADDLVGGFEGFEPDADA; encoded by the coding sequence ATGATCCTCAGCGCCGCTGAACTGGCCACGCTCTGGTGTCTGCCCACCGCCGACTTCGCCGATCGCGTCGAGCGCGTGATGGCGCAGTGGCTGCCGCCGCCCGCCAATGCCTTTATCGATCCGCAGAACCCGGCCCATCTGTCGATGGGCCTGGGCGAGCGCAGCGACGGGAGCTGGGCCCCGATCGGGATGCCCTACGACATGTTCCGCTTCATCGCCTGGATCACCGCGCCGATGGGCCGCGGCAAGTCGGTGATGCTGCTGAACTATATGCAGGGGCTGCTCCGCGCCGGCGCGGGCTTTATGGGCCTGGACTGTAAGGCCAAAGATCTGGTCAATACCACGCTGCCGATCATCCCCCTGGGCCGCGAGAAAGACGTCACGATCGTCAACCTCGAAGGCTCGCGGATCACCGGCGAAGACCTCAGGCCCGGCATGAACCTGCTCAGCCCGACGCTCGCAAAGTCGCTGGGCCTGGACCCGTCGATGATGGCCTCGACGGTGCTCGACATCTTTCCGACGCTCGATCCACGCTTCAATGAGGCCGTCGGCATCAAGCAGTTTGCCAACTTCGGCATGCTGGCGCTGCTCGGCGGCGAGCCGCAGCCGACCCTGATGCATCTGATCCGCTTCTTCGGCGACGAGGACTACCGCGCGCAGGTGGTGGGGCGGCTGCCCGGCGCGTTCATCCAGGTGCAGGACTTCTGGGATCGCCGCTTCCCGGAGATGCCGCAGACCCAGCAGGCATCGCTGGCGTCGTTCGAGCGCCGCCTCGACCAGCTGATGTCGTTTCCTGAGCTTCAGGCCATGCTGGTTGCGCCGAGTTGCAGCATCGACCTGCGGAAGATCATGGACAATAACGGCATCCTGCTGATGGGTGTGAGCGCCAGCCAGGGCCAGATCGCCTCGATCGCGATCACCTTGCTCCTGACGCAGCTGCGCCTGGCCGCGCTCTCACGCACGAACGTCCCCGAAGCCCAGCGCCCGGACTGGCCGATCATCGTCGACGAGGTCCAGGTGATCGCCAACGATAACATTCCGCTCTTCAAGACGATGCTGAGCCAGTTCCGCTCGATGCGCATCGGCCAGGTGTATGTCCATCAGGGTCTGAGCCAGCTCGTGTCCGAGGTGATGGGCGCGCTGGCCGACAACGCGGGCACGCGCGTGATCCTGGGCTGCGAGGCCGACGACGCCAGCACGTATGCCGGCCTGTATCGGGCGCTGGGCCTGACGCAGACCGACTTTACCCAGATGGAAGTGCATCCGGTCCACAACTACGCGCTCCACCAGTATCTCAAGCTGGCCGGTCGCGGCAACCTGTTCAGCGCGCAGCCGCTGCCCAAGCCGGAGCTCATCCAGGAAGATGCGCCGCCGCCGGTGTACCGCAACTGGCGCACGCTGATGGCGCCAGCGGCCAACAGTCGCGAGCGCGACCTGGACGCCTCGATCTTGCGCTTCCACGAGCTGGCCAAGGTGCGCTGGGATGAGGCGGTGCAGCGGCTGGGCGCGGTCTGCATGCACAATCCAGCGGCCTTCGACGCCTTCTGCGCGCGGACCAAAGCCCACCGCCTGGCGCGGCGGCAGTTCATCCTGGATCATCCCGGCTGCGTGCGCATGGACCCCGATCTCGACGGGATAGAGGCGATCCAGCAGCAGAAAGTTGACCGGATTCGCATCCTGTCGGATCTCGGCTCCGGCGTGCCGAAGCTGGAAACCGAGGCAATGGCGTTCGCGCTGCTGATGGCGTCGCGCGAGGCGAGCGCGGTTCGCAAGGAGCGGGCGGAAGCCGCCGCCGAGGCCAAGAAAGCGGCGAAAAAAGGTGGTGGGAGTGTGCCGCCCCACCGTGCCGCGCCAACCGGTCCGCTGGGCGCGCCGACGGCCGAGGAGCTGATGCAGCAGGATACCGTGGCAGCGCTGGCCGCGGAACGCGACCGGGCGACGCGGACGCAGCTGGACACGATTCCGACGCTCGACGAGCTGATGGCGGCGCGGGGCAAACGGCGCGCGGCCGACGATCTCGTGGGCGGCTTTGAAGGCTTTGAACCGGACGCGGACGCCTAG